One genomic region from Longimicrobium sp. encodes:
- a CDS encoding helix-turn-helix domain-containing protein — protein MRDLQDLAEVVRRRRREENLTFDQAADRFGVGRRLLVELEKGKRNVRANTMLDLLQLLGYDVVLRRRGGGGQEG, from the coding sequence ATGCGCGACCTGCAGGACCTTGCCGAGGTGGTCCGGCGGCGGCGCCGTGAGGAAAACCTTACGTTTGACCAGGCAGCGGACCGGTTCGGCGTGGGGCGGCGGCTGCTGGTGGAACTGGAGAAAGGGAAGCGGAACGTGCGCGCGAACACGATGCTCGACCTGCTTCAGTTGCTGGGCTACGACGTCGTGCTGCGCCGCCGGGGTGGCGGCGGGCAGGAAGGGTGA